tcgattcaaattaattaagtaatCCTATAAATAGTGtattaatgataatttgatttttaatgttttgacaTTGAATATAGATTTCACTTAGATTATTTGACTAAGTATTGAAGAATCTTTTATAAACACCTTTGGAGGATTCAGAAAGTATGTGGAACTTATCTTTTTggaatattataaattttgaatgtaatattacaaaatatctACTGTTGAacgttattaaaaataataattttctaagaGATATTTTAGGTCATGGGTCTAATTCACTTCCTCTACTCCAAAACATTAAGTTcagtctttctcattctcctctctttttctttctttcttttctaaaaattattctaaGTATAAATTCTattagagtttcttgctagttctgtaaTCCTGAAATATTTTCGAGAAGTTTATGTTGTATCCTAGaggacttgcgcaatacaccgcgAGTAAGTCTTTAAAAACAGTGATCTACACGTACAAGGAAATTGCAGTTTGagattttgtaagcattttttACTACAATACTTGACTTTGTCAGAAAAGTtttgatgtaaaaaattattttcatcatcTACTGtacattataatttgaaatataatgttGTTTCTTTTTCACCTATTTACTATTTGTAAACATAGATTTGGAAGGAGTTCCATGTTCATTTCAAATGATTTTTGGACGTTCAAGGATAATGATTTGTGGCGTGTAGGATCTCGTTATAAGGATGAGATGCAAGAGTAATCACTATTTAtatatggtattttttttattgaaatatccTATAATAAAGTTCGTTTGCAAGGCatgaatgtttttctttcttggtTGTGACGAGTCTATTTAGTAGTTTAGTTTCGACTTAATTTGGTGTCGAAGTGTGAGGGGtgaagtaaataataataataataataatatcaataataataataacaatattaataataataaggataattttgttatcttatttatttattttttttaattttgatcacATCACTCAAACGAAAACTTTACTTCAAATTCACtcatatttatttctaaattatttaaaagaaacaacaaaaacttTACATTCAAATTCATCTAAATTCATTTATTCACTCTTTTCATATTCATCGTCTCAATAAAATACAACatcaatttttagttttatatcgagtaaaaataaaaaaaataaaaattataaaagaaaaaaaattcataaattcaaGTTTTGAATTAGATTGATGTTAATCCTTTATTTTGTGtagattaaaaatgatttaacaaattaaactaacatggtttatttatttatataacacTAGATTGAATTAAGTTGACTAAAAATAGAATCCTCattcttttaaaacatatatgaaGTTTACTTTGGTATTGAATGAGTTGTAAACAAGATGTAGCTTTTAGAGAGCCGCCAGGTGGGTACTAAAGAACGATAAATAACGGTAACGGAACGGAAGCGTAGTCTGAGGTTGACAATGAAAAGAACAGAAAAGGAGGTTTGAGAATTGAGGAAAAGACAGAGAAGCAATGTAACTACTATTACTAATCAACCAAACCAAAAAAACGAGTTTGAATTTTGCATTCCGAATTCACTTTTTCTacttaacattaaataaataaaagtcaacTCCTTCGCACACCGACGACAAACACAttccaaacaaacaaaaacgtTTTGCCAAAGTCAAGTGAGTAACACTATTCAtctatcatatatattatattacttttttttttaaattcttaaaatattttattaaatagagtattaattaaattaaaccaattttttaaCACAAATTAACTACTAAACCCTTTAGTTCAAAGTCTGAACTTTTTTCGCCACCACGCTTGTCCCAATTCACTTCAACACAGATCGCAACTTTGAGATACACgatgattaattttattagtatcTTTATATTTGGTTGTAATtgcaatatttttaaaacatatttagtgGATGAATAAAATATGGGTTTATTTAAGAGAGACTATGAAGTATATATggatcaaaataaataaaagaaaaagcgtGTTCTGGCATCGTATTCCAGGTATTTAAGATAAATGGTTTAAGGTTGAAAGGACATTATTTAAAGTATgacttgaaaataattttatcaaaaatagaaaaagatagaGATTAGAGAGTTGCAACTGGGGCAAGTGGCAGAGTCTCCTTATTATTAGACTTTGTCTCCTCATGCACTATTAATATTGTTTCTTTCAACTCTTCAAGCTCTAATCAACCTTATGCATATTTAATACGGCACCCTAAGCTTACAAGTACTATAACATATTTCTGattattaatatcttttaagttttaaaaaaattaaaatgtaagcgaaaaaaaaaaaagtaagagttttgtatatttttttcgtATTACATTTTAAAGTAAATGATCTGCCGGTGACTTTACATTGATAAGAcctaaaaattaaaacgaaattaagCAATTAAGTAGGCAATGGGACCATGTTTCATGTTTCTCACGGTtaggtttgaaattttgttacttGAAAACAACGTAAGTAAGCTTTCTGAATTAATTTGAAGGAATTCTATGAATTAAAACATTGCTGGCTGCATGTGTATTTCTCCTTTCGTGCCAATGATGCAGCAAGTTGATTAATACAATACTAACAACTTGGTCAGAAAAAGGTTCTGTTTCATTTTCAAAAAGTTCAATATACGTACACTTATCCATTTACTTCATCAAAAGTCAATCctcgtttatttatttattgcacacacacacacacactataatatatactatttataCGAGTTAATAGAAGTAGTTCCTCATTAGCATATTGGAGTGGCTGAGAATGGGGGCTTGTTTTTCTTGTGACTCATCCTCCATATTGAAGCATATCCGTGTGgttcatatgaatggttatgTGGAGGATTTTGAGCAACCCATTTCAGTGAGGCAAGTGATTGGGCACCCCTCAAAACACTTTCTTTGCACTTCCACCCAGCTTCTTTCCGCTTCCTCAAAATCAATGACCGGAGAAACACACCTCCAACCTGGGCAAGTGTATTTCATGCTGCCATACTCAGTACTACAAGCTGATGTTTCTCCAGTGGACCTGGCTGCCCTTGTAAAGAGACTCAGCGCAGTAGCCAAAGCAACAAGTCCTTTGTCTACCCAAAATCAAACACTTTCGTCTTCACCTTCTACGACTCCTATCAGAGAGCAATATGGTGTTGGTAAGATGAACCTTGGTGTAAGAAGCCCTTGCAAAATACAACCATGGAAACCTGTCTTGGACACCATATCAGAGAAGCCATATCATAGGAGGAGTGAATCGGATTGGCAAGAAAGTTATTGATATGCAGAGTGGTGTGTTTTGATCATTAAAAACATGAGAAGGATGTTTCAGTTTGCTGAAACTTTCGTGTTGGGGGGAATTGGACTTGCATAATgtattttagagtttttttttttatctgattcTCCTAAGTTGTACTTACGAATGTCCTGGAGGACATGTTATTTATCGAGCACCACCGGATATTGTAAATTTCTAATCGAGATTGTGTTTAAGCTAAAAGTGAGTTAAGATACAATAAAGATGAGTTATCCTTCAATTTTTGGTCAATTCTCGaaagaagaatagaaaataTGTTAACTTACAAAATCCACATCATATTGAATCAAAGGGGTTATGTAACCTTTGaatatttgtttcatttgagGTAGTCATGTTGTAAATTTGGTGGTACTTAAAACACTCCACTATATAGCTTTTGAGAATTGTTTCCCTTATATGAGTGCATCGTTCTGAGTGTGATAGACTTATTGATATGTTTATGGATGATTTCTATGGTATAAGATTCTGTTTTGAGTTTTAAAACGTACAGAATTAGTGATAAAAGCGGAATAACTTTTTTGGTAACTGCTCTGAAACATAGAGATACAGTTCTGGCGAATTACAAGGTGACAATTGGAGCGTGAGGGACAGACTTTCTGATGGGTGAACAGTTCCAACCCTCTTCTTTGGTGTAAGACACCAGGAAGTGTTTTGGGGTCCAATTTTCCCCCTTTGCCTCTCTTTCTCTCAGAAGCTCCCTCTGTCTTTCCTCCACAGTTTTCTTTGCTTCTCTTGCTTTTTCCCAGTCTTTGTTCAAGATGGCTTCGCTTAACTCACCCCAAACAACGGCTGTTTCTGTTGGCCACACACTCTGATAATGTACAACACAATTTCATTCAGGAACacagtatattaaaaaatatctgtaTACTACTCAGCATTCTTCCTTGACTTCATAAAGGAAGGATCACACAAGCAAGTGAAAAATACATAGTTTTTACCTCTGGATTCATCACAATAGGAGCTTGAAGCCCTGAAATAACTTCTCTTGCATCGTATATCACTCTTTCTTCAGCGTTAGATGTACTTTTCACGGTTACAGTTCTGTTGCATTTTGTGAATTAAAGATAGTTTTAAGTAAACAACTGAAAACAGGAGCAGATaagtaatttataaaacttGAAAGACAGATTAATTACCTGTCCCAATGACCTTCAACTTTGTATAGAATCTTGGTAGACAATGAATCATAGATTTTTCCTTTAATCTGTCTTCGACCTCCCCCAAATCCAAAGAAAGATTGGGTCATGTAGTTTAATTCTGCCACAAGGCCTGTTTCTAGGCAGCGTATAGTGAGATTGCCGACCCATTCAGTCCCAGGGATGGGAAGAATTCTGATAACTAGATTAGGAGAATTCATTTCATAGGTCTCTCCATGATTGTGAAGCTTCAACTGTCGTTTGCCATGCACCTTAGTTTCTATTGAAGTACCTGCAGAGAAGAAGATTGAAttgaaggaaaatgaagaatgaaaagatgtgatataataaaaagaattataccATTGAACTTTGAAACCGGAGAGTGGCACCATGTGATGTGAATGTTTTGGTTGTGATCAGTGGCATAGAGGGCAGATACAGGAGGGTGGTGTGAAACCTGCTCCATTAAGAGATTGAGGTTTCGTTTGGAAACATGGTGAGTCTCACCAAGAGTTGGATTGTAGGGTGCAACTCCAAAGCTTAGAGGGCGTGTGGTAGAAATGGTCCATGCCACAACCAATATAAGTCTATCTACTGGAGTCTTCCCACTGTTAATGTTGCTCAACAAATCTGATGCTGTGCAGTATATAGATTCTGCATAGCACTGTAGTTGTGACTTTGGCATGTTCAACACAGGTGGCACCTGTCCTCCAACACACATCCAactatcatttttatattaatttctaatCATTTAATTTCTCTGTGTTTTTTGAACCCTAAACTTGCCTTGAAGCATGAGAGATCAGATCCTTGGCGTATATTCTTCAAGAGACTTAATATGCGTTGCAGAATATTTGGAGTTTCGCAATGCTCATCTGAGTCTGTTTCGCCTTCAAGTGTTAATGGTTTTGACAGCACGATTTTTCTCTCCTACACAAATATAATAACTTTCATTAGTATAAATTAGTAAaatcacataataaaattattattactataaatattttagacagttttatttatttcattttaaaagataattaaatttaaataaaacaataacttgaagaaatggacaCACAAAAAAgtccatttatatatataaattaaaagtctaAAATTAGTGGCTAACGTGAACTTATACGACGATGTATTAGAATTAGAAGACGTGTATATATATGCTTCACATCAAtcttaataatgcattaaaattaatgttCCCCAACCCAACCCCACACGAAGGTACTATGTTGAAATCATAGTTAAATATAAAGTCTTCATAAACATTAATGAGCTTCTTAGTTTTTTGTAACAATTAATTTCTCATATTGGATCACGTATAAACTGTGTCATGTGCTTGCATATGGAAATAACcaacaacaataatatattattattcagtTAATACGTGCCTCTATCAAAGTTTAGCAATTACatcaaataatataacttaGCATGGCTCATACTACACACTTACTTCACAAACTTATTTCTATCTAAATTGCTTTCAAAAGATCTATCAATGGATAGTCATTGAAAAAGcacttaaaaaaaactaaaaccattACAGAATCACTACAACAAGCtgataattttgtattatatttttatcatatcgTTAAAATATactgattttaatatatttttaaaaaattaatataattttaaaaatatatatatacgttagtatattttgaaaaacaccTAAAACGAAGATTCCAAATTCAAAGTATACTCCTCTGAAAATGTATAGTATTTCTATTAATCTACATAAACCTTGAACTTTATATTAATTGTCACaccaaaaaatgaaagaaaggagAATAGGAACATCTGAGTCAACTCATTAGTGAgatctaaaattaatttttgaagatattttattttaacatgttGAATTTCTTTAGTGAAGTATATAGCTTATTTAACTCTGTACATACactaataaatatctttttatttgtgAGCCgccaaaataaaaactttaataacCTTATTTAAGAACCATGAATTTTAGTGACATATTAGAGAATATGAAGTTCAATTGCAAATTAAGATATTCTCACGTTAATTAAGAAGAACTAttacttccttttttttttatctctatctTTTAGGCTGTTTTTGGTGGAACCaagaaaatataatgattttattttacaaatagtttcaaactttttttttttattttactcatcTCTCTCCATCTCTCATAAAAAATCAATGTctaaattatttagaaattattgtgaaaaatataatagaaaaagatatttattttacagtacaaatttaaaaaggattttttttttttaaatagagacataaaaagaaatagaggaaaTGTATTTATCTCTACacagaagtaaaagaaaaatcatatttaatatatataaacaaaatttaaatcttatttaatgttattatttggaaattacttttatgtttaaacATAACATCCTCCGTAA
This genomic stretch from Vigna radiata var. radiata cultivar VC1973A chromosome 7, Vradiata_ver6, whole genome shotgun sequence harbors:
- the LOC106768056 gene encoding uncharacterized protein LOC106768056: MGACFSCDSSSILKHIRVVHMNGYVEDFEQPISVRQVIGHPSKHFLCTSTQLLSASSKSMTGETHLQPGQVYFMLPYSVLQADVSPVDLAALVKRLSAVAKATSPLSTQNQTLSSSPSTTPIREQYGVGKMNLGVRSPCKIQPWKPVLDTISEKPYHRRSESDWQESY
- the LOC106767864 gene encoding oxysterol-binding protein-related protein 4C, translated to MSLSSSSFRLMERKIVLSKPLTLEGETDSDEHCETPNILQRILSLLKNIRQGSDLSCFKVPPVLNMPKSQLQCYAESIYCTASDLLSNINSGKTPVDRLILVVAWTISTTRPLSFGVAPYNPTLGETHHVSKRNLNLLMEQVSHHPPVSALYATDHNQNIHITWCHSPVSKFNGTSIETKVHGKRQLKLHNHGETYEMNSPNLVIRILPIPGTEWVGNLTIRCLETGLVAELNYMTQSFFGFGGGRRQIKGKIYDSLSTKILYKVEGHWDRTVTVKSTSNAEERVIYDAREVISGLQAPIVMNPESVWPTETAVVWGELSEAILNKDWEKAREAKKTVEERQRELLREREAKGENWTPKHFLVSYTKEEGWNCSPIRKSVPHAPIVTL